The Carassius carassius chromosome 9, fCarCar2.1, whole genome shotgun sequence genome includes a region encoding these proteins:
- the LOC132149682 gene encoding GTPase IMAP family member 8-like, producing the protein MLSHSIYYLILGHTSVMGPNAHLNLILLGTARAGKSASGNTILGRKAFVTKGKRDVAVVSETVFGIPITVYDTPGLYESQISDNQMPLQYKSTFLKCESGPCVFLLVIKADRFTAEERRTVEKIERFLGPNRLNKTWILFTRGDKLDKGNMTIKEFLVRNEALKTLEKYDQRYHVFNNMKKGPSDQVKLLLANIFQTSCLVNASEGGMLPRRITTVTTFTLDLDVINHSTRRIVLLGKTGCGKSASGNTILRQNVFKSEVSSNSVTFQCSVNHATVSGRSVSVVDTPGFFDTPDEVNTDEQVKKEIARSVYLSSPGPHAFLIVLRATDRFTEHEQQILQMIEMMFGQEVLKYSIVLFTHGDQLKGKSIENLIKGNSRLRHLVQECGDRFHVFNNEDQNNREQVTDVLKKIDTMIEQNGGGHFSNQMYEDAQRFRQEEEKRRKREEEERKVENERVRVQNITAEYETQGLEWRKQETEGVRKEKGEMLHRAQSNPELEEFYRQYNHRFGFSASITGKKQTGFGAVAGGFFGQAIGAIGGPAGTAVGGFAGGAIGIAIAGPAGGAVGKVVGGVVGEAVGKVVGGAVGTIFHRVFNK; encoded by the exons ATGCTGTCTCACAGTATTTATTACTTAATTTTAGGTCACACATCAGTAATGGGACCGAATgcacatttaaacctgatttTACTGGGGACAGCAAGAGCTGGAAAGAGTGCGTCAGGAAACACAATACTGGGACGAAAAGCTTTTGTGACAAAAGGCAAACGAGATGTTGCTGTTGTATCCGAGACCGTCTTTGGGATTCCAATCACTGTTTATGACACACCAGGATTATATGAGAGTCAGATCAGTGATAATCAGATGCCACTCCAATATAAGAGTACTTTCCTGAAGTGTGAATCTGGTCCCTGTGTGTTTCTGCTGGTCATCAAAGCCGACAGATTCACTGCAGAAGAGAGAAGAACTGTGGAGAAGATTGAGAGATTTTTGGGACCAAACCGCTTGAATAAAACCTGGATTCTCTTCACCAGAGGAGACAAACTGGATAAAGGAAACATGACAATAAAAGAATTTCTTGTGAGAAATGAAGCACTGAAGACACTTGAGAAGTATGATCAGAGATACCATGTGTTTAACAACATGAAGAAAGGACCAAGTGACCAGGTCAAACTGCTGCTTGCTAACATTTTCCAAACATCATGTCTGGTAAATG CATCAGAAGGAGGGATGCTGCCCAGACGGATCACAACGGTCACAACCTTCACTCTTGATCTTGATGTCATTAACCATTCAACTAGAAGGATTGTTCTTCTGGGTAAAACTGGTTGTGGCAAGAGTGCATCTGGAAACACAATACTGAGACAGAACGTGTTTAAATCTGAGGTTAGCTCAAATTCAGTAAcctttcaatgttcagtgaatcATGCCACTGTTTCAGGTAGATCTGTGTCTGTAGTTGATACTCCTGGATTCTTTGACACACCAGATGAGGTGAATACTGATGAACAGGTAAAGAAAGAGATAGCGAGAAGTGTTTATTTGTCCAGTCCTGGACCTCACGCTTTTCTCATTGTTCTGCGTGCAACTGACAGATTCACTGAACATGAGCAGCAGATTCTTCAGATGATTGAGATGATGTTTGGTCAGGAGGTGTTAAAATACTCCATCGTTCTCTTCACTCATGGAGATCAGCTGAAAGGAAAGTCCATAGAGAATCTCATTAAGGGGAACAGTCGATTAAGACATCTAGTTCAAGAGTGTGGAGACAGATTTCATGTCTTCAACAATGAAGATCAGAATAACAGAGAGCAGGTGACTGATGTACTGAAGAAGATTGACACAATGATAGAGCAGAATGGAGGAGGACACTTCAGTAATCAGATGTATGAAGATGCACAGAGGTTCAGACAAGAGGAAGaaaagaggagaaagagagaggaagaggagagaaagGTGGAGAATGAAAGAGTCAGAGTCCAGAATATCACAGCAGAGTATGAAACTCAAGGACTTGAATGGAGAAAACAAGAGACTGAGGGGGTTAGAAAGGAAAAAGGTGAAATGTTACACAGAGCACAAAGTAACCCTGAATTAGAAGAATTTTATAGGCAGTATAACCATAGGTTCGGTTTTTCAGCTTCTATAACTGGTAAGAAACAAACTGGTTTTGGTGCAGTTGCTGGTGGTTTTTTTGGTCAAGCAATTGGAGCTATTGGTGGACCTGCTGGTACAGCTGTTGGTGGATTTGCTGGTGGAGCTATTGGTATAGCTATTGCTGGGCCTGCTGGTGGAGCTGTTGGTAAAGTTGTtggtggagttgttggtgaagcTGTTGGTAAAGTTGTTGGTGGAGCTGTTGGTACAATATTTCATAGAGTTTTTAATAAGTAA